One Deferribacterota bacterium DNA segment encodes these proteins:
- the ybeY gene encoding rRNA maturation RNase YbeY, translating to MKEKQQVNIKVELINNYNYSEVSKYQFEVIADIVLEGVKYGKDSAEISLLLCDDEFIKKLNAKYRGCDYPTDVLAFPMNEPDEIYDPVLGDIVISIDTALKNIDYDRASLKFEVIYLFIHGILHLLGYDHEKSKEEESKMFNFQDILFDKCKHILEI from the coding sequence ATGAAAGAGAAGCAACAAGTTAATATTAAAGTAGAGCTTATAAATAATTATAATTATAGTGAGGTTAGTAAGTATCAATTTGAAGTTATTGCTGATATCGTTCTTGAAGGAGTAAAGTATGGAAAAGATTCTGCTGAAATAAGTTTATTGTTATGTGATGATGAGTTTATAAAAAAGTTGAATGCAAAATATAGGGGATGTGATTATCCTACAGATGTACTTGCTTTTCCAATGAATGAGCCAGATGAAATTTATGATCCCGTATTAGGCGATATTGTTATTTCAATTGATACAGCATTGAAAAACATTGATTACGATAGAGCATCTTTAAAATTTGAGGTGATATACCTATTTATCCACGGAATTCTTCATTTGCTTGGCTATGACCATGAAAAATCAAAAGAAGAAGAATCAAAAATGTTTAACTTTCAAGATATATTATTCGATAAATGTAAGCATATTTTGGAGATATAA
- a CDS encoding hemolysin family protein, whose product MAISLELEIIFIILCLLLSAFFSATETALTSISEFKTRKLLEEEDRGKAKALTLWLLRPNRILITILVGNNLVNILSSVLATDLSIKIFGSIEVALTTGIMTFLILLLAEITPKTLAKHNYEKLSIYFINILKLFYYLFYPITYLLEYFVIFLSKITGIKIERIGPTITEDEIEFLIKVGGKEGILEYQKREMLHNIFEMSDMTVKEVMVPRTDMLAVDVEESKDEIIKVIREYEFSRIPVFEGRVDNIIGILYVKDLLKYSSDTFNDIEIRSILRKPYFVPETKKIDELLREFQAKRIHMAIVIDEYGGVAGLVTLEDILEEIVGEIRDEFDNEEDIKIVKVADNVYKADARININDFLEYFNIEKNDITDDCETLAGLIYSLAGKIPEIGEEYTFDKYILKVLSREGRKLRKVEIKLEDSTKENVE is encoded by the coding sequence ATGGCAATTAGTTTAGAATTGGAGATAATTTTTATAATACTCTGTTTATTATTATCAGCTTTTTTTTCGGCTACTGAAACTGCACTTACTTCAATTTCTGAGTTTAAAACAAGAAAATTATTAGAAGAGGAGGATAGAGGGAAAGCTAAAGCTTTAACATTATGGCTATTGAGGCCTAATAGGATTTTAATAACAATTCTTGTGGGGAATAATTTAGTTAATATTTTAAGTTCCGTTCTAGCAACGGACTTATCAATTAAAATTTTTGGTAGTATAGAAGTTGCATTAACTACAGGTATTATGACTTTTCTAATACTATTACTTGCAGAGATAACCCCAAAGACATTAGCAAAGCATAATTATGAGAAGCTTAGTATATATTTTATTAATATATTAAAATTATTTTATTACTTGTTTTACCCAATTACATACCTATTAGAATACTTTGTTATTTTCTTAAGCAAAATAACCGGTATCAAAATTGAAAGGATAGGACCAACAATAACTGAGGATGAAATAGAATTTTTAATTAAAGTGGGTGGTAAAGAAGGTATATTAGAATATCAAAAAAGGGAGATGTTGCACAATATCTTCGAGATGTCTGATATGACTGTAAAAGAGGTTATGGTCCCCCGAACAGATATGCTTGCAGTTGATGTAGAGGAGAGCAAAGATGAGATTATTAAGGTTATAAGAGAATATGAGTTTTCAAGGATACCTGTATTTGAAGGCAGGGTTGATAATATTATTGGTATTTTATACGTTAAAGACCTTCTAAAATATAGCAGTGATACATTTAATGATATAGAGATTAGATCAATACTGAGGAAGCCCTATTTTGTTCCAGAAACTAAAAAGATAGATGAACTATTAAGAGAATTTCAAGCAAAAAGGATACATATGGCTATAGTTATAGATGAATATGGGGGGGTTGCTGGCCTTGTCACTTTAGAGGATATACTTGAAGAGATAGTAGGAGAGATAAGGGATGAATTTGACAACGAAGAAGATATAAAAATAGTCAAGGTAGCTGATAATGTATATAAGGCTGATGCAAGAATAAATATAAATGATTTTTTAGAGTATTTTAATATTGAGAAAAATGATATAACAGATGATTGTGAAACACTAGCTGGTTTAATCTATTCACTAGCAGGAAAAATACCAGAAATTGGCGAGGAATATACTTTTGATAAGTATATTTTAAAGGTGTTAAGTAGAGAAGGAAGGAAGCTGAGGAAAGTAGAAATAAAGTTAGAAGACTCCACAAAAGAGAATGTTGAATAA
- the mgtE gene encoding magnesium transporter yields the protein MTTPLKIKIDSVKKLIRRNAINHLENLLLKLHPADIAIIIKNLSDLDRKKIWNILGGKPILSKVILELEESQIIELFETMNSKEIAMLLNEMESDDAANILMLVDEERISEILSYMDKQKASRVERLLRYPEDSAGFTMNPNFFALHEDTTVKEATKVLHKAENLEMVFYLYVVDSEGKLSGVVSLRQLILNPPERKLKEVMTRDVIKVDVYTDREEVAKIVERYDLLAVPVVDTNNRLVGIITVDDVIDIIREETTEDIYKMAGTTDDELIIGNRSFWIAKVRSPWLLITFFGELITAFIISYFHGKVQEFAVLASFIPLIMAMAGNVGTQSSTILIRGLALGKITKKDMVKVIFKEVRVGVIMGVLLGLLLSIVAPILGVDVKVGVVLGVAMLSAIIFATFIGSIVPATLIKMKLDPAVASSPLISTLNDITGLTIYFTISLLLLNIFV from the coding sequence ATGACAACGCCGTTAAAAATAAAGATAGATTCAGTAAAGAAGCTTATAAGAAGAAATGCAATAAATCACCTTGAGAATCTATTACTAAAATTACATCCTGCTGATATAGCAATCATTATAAAAAATCTCAGTGATTTAGATAGAAAGAAAATATGGAATATTCTAGGCGGCAAACCAATTCTTTCTAAAGTTATATTGGAGCTTGAAGAAAGCCAAATAATTGAATTGTTTGAAACAATGAATTCAAAAGAGATAGCAATGCTACTAAATGAGATGGAGTCAGATGATGCTGCTAATATACTAATGCTGGTTGATGAAGAAAGGATTAGTGAAATCCTAAGTTATATGGATAAGCAAAAAGCTAGTAGAGTTGAGAGATTGCTTAGGTATCCAGAGGATTCTGCTGGTTTTACTATGAATCCTAATTTTTTTGCATTACATGAAGATACAACTGTGAAAGAAGCGACAAAGGTTTTACACAAGGCAGAAAATTTGGAGATGGTTTTCTACCTTTATGTTGTAGACTCTGAAGGCAAACTATCAGGTGTTGTATCTCTTAGACAGTTAATATTAAATCCTCCTGAAAGAAAGCTTAAGGAAGTAATGACAAGAGATGTCATAAAGGTAGACGTTTATACAGATAGGGAAGAAGTTGCTAAAATAGTTGAGCGCTATGATTTATTGGCAGTACCTGTAGTTGATACAAATAATAGGCTAGTTGGAATCATCACTGTAGATGATGTTATAGATATTATTAGGGAAGAGACCACAGAAGATATATATAAGATGGCTGGTACTACTGATGATGAATTAATAATAGGTAATAGATCTTTTTGGATTGCAAAGGTGAGATCCCCCTGGCTGTTAATAACCTTTTTTGGGGAGTTAATAACAGCCTTTATTATTAGTTATTTCCATGGTAAAGTGCAGGAGTTTGCCGTTCTAGCAAGTTTTATTCCACTTATTATGGCAATGGCAGGTAATGTAGGTACTCAATCATCTACTATATTAATTAGAGGTTTAGCTCTTGGCAAAATTACAAAGAAAGATATGGTTAAAGTTATATTTAAAGAGGTTCGCGTAGGTGTTATTATGGGGGTTTTATTAGGATTATTGCTTAGTATTGTAGCCCCAATTCTTGGTGTAGATGTTAAGGTAGGGGTAGTATTAGGTGTTGCTATGTTGTCTGCTATAATTTTTGCAACATTTATAGGCTCCATAGTACCTGCTACACTAATTAAGATGAAGCTTGATCCTGCTGTTGCGTCAAGTCCTTTAATATCGACATTAAATGATATCACTGGCTTGACAATATATTTTACAATATCTCTACTATTATTGAATATATTTGTATGA
- a CDS encoding DNA repair protein RecO C-terminal domain-containing protein, whose product MSRELTRGFFYRLLNFSDYSAIAYAYTEDYGKLKFFIGKAFTKKGSISKVIPGEIDFFKKANSDLNKFYNFRVFPDYYHYIEIKPIYLRLIIIFEIIDMLYPLEMADSYLFKLLLNVKEKNYTKFSIYTIYYILKKSGIIFDFHYCCKCGQQLNDTLFLCDEGLLCPDCAIDFKIKKNIDNTDYKVIKILEDKNAFRFKDIDEDREFRLLEIFTAYIEMHTNKKIKSLSGLKIFR is encoded by the coding sequence ATGAGTAGGGAACTAACAAGAGGATTTTTCTACAGGTTATTAAATTTCTCTGATTATTCAGCTATAGCCTACGCTTATACTGAAGATTATGGAAAATTAAAATTTTTTATAGGGAAGGCTTTTACTAAAAAAGGAAGTATCTCAAAAGTAATACCAGGTGAGATAGATTTTTTTAAGAAAGCAAATTCCGATCTTAATAAATTTTACAATTTTAGGGTTTTTCCAGATTATTATCACTATATAGAGATTAAACCTATATATTTAAGACTTATTATTATTTTTGAGATCATAGATATGCTCTATCCCTTAGAGATGGCAGATAGTTATTTATTTAAACTACTATTAAATGTAAAGGAAAAAAATTATACAAAATTTTCTATCTACACCATTTATTATATATTAAAAAAAAGTGGTATTATATTTGATTTTCATTACTGCTGCAAATGCGGTCAACAGCTAAATGATACACTTTTTTTATGTGATGAAGGATTGCTCTGTCCAGACTGTGCAATAGATTTTAAGATTAAAAAAAACATAGATAACACAGATTATAAAGTTATTAAAATTTTAGAGGACAAAAATGCTTTTAGATTTAAAGATATCGATGAAGATAGGGAGTTTAGACTATTAGAAATTTTTACAGCTTATATAGAAATGCATACAAATAAAAAAATAAAAAGTTTAAGTGGGTTAAAAATATTTAGATAG
- the lysS gene encoding lysine--tRNA ligase translates to MDDHKFIKLQNIKELDINPYINSFRVEFPIKQIVNRYEDLDNSTLLKNKYKFIVAGRIMAIRSFGKVAFLSLQDSSGTIQAYVRTKDLNETDRNIYNNIETGDFIGVSGYLFKTKTEELTIYTETITLLTKSLRDLPEKWHGLKDIEKRLRQRYLDILVNRESREVFIKRSIIIQQIREYFIAHNFLEVETPMLQPYAGGATATPFKTYFSSLNREYYLRIAPELYLKRLVIGGFERVFEINKNFRNEGVSIKHNPEFTMIEWYMAYADYYDLMRMTEDLINNLALKINNNREIEFKGKKIDLSPPWQKLSLNNAILKYSNISEEELNSFEQLLNIAKKIGIELEESITHNKLKVKIFEKLVEEKLVDPTFITDYPKEVSPLAKAKEDDSETTERFELYIGGMEIANGFNELNDPIEQKKRFEEQIKNSEDKTLDQDYINALEYGLPPTAGEGLGVDRLIMLFTGKSSIRDVILFPQLRS, encoded by the coding sequence ATGGACGATCACAAATTTATTAAACTTCAAAACATTAAAGAGTTAGATATTAACCCTTACATTAACAGTTTTAGGGTTGAATTCCCTATTAAGCAAATTGTTAACAGATACGAAGATTTAGATAATTCTACCCTTCTTAAAAATAAATATAAATTTATAGTTGCTGGTAGAATAATGGCTATAAGAAGCTTTGGGAAGGTAGCTTTTTTATCGCTACAAGATTCAAGTGGTACAATTCAAGCATATGTTAGGACAAAAGATCTAAATGAAACAGATAGAAATATCTATAATAACATTGAAACAGGTGACTTTATAGGTGTTAGTGGATATCTCTTTAAAACCAAGACAGAAGAGTTAACAATATATACTGAAACTATCACACTATTAACTAAATCTCTGCGAGATTTACCAGAAAAGTGGCATGGCCTAAAAGATATTGAAAAACGGTTAAGACAAAGATATCTAGATATATTAGTAAATAGAGAAAGTAGGGAAGTCTTTATAAAACGCTCTATAATTATTCAGCAAATTAGGGAATATTTTATAGCACACAATTTTTTAGAGGTAGAAACCCCTATGTTGCAACCCTATGCAGGAGGAGCTACGGCAACACCTTTTAAAACTTATTTTAGCAGCTTAAATAGGGAGTACTATCTAAGAATAGCCCCTGAGTTATATTTAAAAAGGCTTGTTATTGGTGGCTTTGAAAGGGTATTTGAGATAAATAAAAATTTCAGGAATGAAGGAGTTTCAATAAAGCACAACCCAGAATTTACAATGATTGAGTGGTATATGGCCTATGCTGATTATTATGACCTTATGAGAATGACAGAGGATCTAATAAATAATCTCGCTTTAAAAATAAATAATAATAGAGAAATTGAGTTTAAAGGTAAAAAGATAGATTTAAGTCCACCATGGCAAAAATTATCACTCAATAATGCAATCCTAAAATACAGTAATATCTCAGAGGAAGAGTTAAATAGTTTTGAACAACTATTAAATATTGCAAAGAAAATAGGGATAGAGCTAGAAGAAAGTATTACACATAATAAATTAAAAGTAAAAATATTTGAAAAATTGGTTGAAGAAAAACTAGTTGATCCAACATTTATTACCGACTATCCAAAGGAGGTTTCACCTTTAGCAAAAGCTAAAGAAGACGACTCAGAGACGACAGAAAGATTTGAACTGTATATAGGTGGCATGGAGATAGCTAATGGTTTTAATGAACTAAATGATCCAATCGAGCAAAAGAAAAGATTTGAAGAACAGATTAAAAATAGCGAAGATAAGACATTAGATCAAGACTATATTAATGCCCTTGAATATGGGCTTCCACCAACTGCTGGCGAGGGTTTGGGTGTAGATAGATTAATTATGTTATTTACAGGTAAAAGCTCAATTAGGGATGTAATATTATTCCCACAACTTAGATCATAA
- a CDS encoding YfcE family phosphodiesterase — protein MLIGVLSDTHDAMEKINKSIAIFNSKKVEYVIHCGDIVSPFAAKPLENLNCDYIGVFGNNDGDLQLINHVTSGRFHKMPKKIVLDGKQIIIFHEQFIIDDIDENIDVVLYGHTHNKDYHKKGNQIIVNPGTVSGYISGLSTICTIDLATMDVEFIEI, from the coding sequence ATGTTGATAGGTGTTTTATCAGATACCCATGATGCAATGGAAAAAATTAATAAAAGTATTGCTATCTTTAATAGCAAAAAAGTTGAATATGTTATCCATTGTGGTGATATAGTTTCCCCTTTTGCAGCTAAACCATTAGAGAATTTAAATTGTGATTATATAGGTGTTTTTGGAAATAATGATGGGGATTTACAATTGATTAATCATGTGACCTCTGGAAGGTTTCATAAAATGCCAAAAAAAATTGTATTAGATGGTAAGCAAATTATAATATTCCATGAACAATTTATAATAGATGATATTGATGAAAATATAGACGTTGTATTATATGGTCATACCCATAACAAAGACTACCACAAAAAAGGTAATCAGATAATAGTAAATCCGGGTACAGTATCTGGCTATATATCTGGCTTATCTACTATATGTACAATCGATTTAGCAACAATGGATGTTGAATTTATAGAGATATAA
- a CDS encoding rod shape-determining protein produces the protein MFKNIFFGFSNDLAIDLGTANTLIYVRGKGIVCSEPSVVALNRNTKEILAVGSEAKSMLGRTPANIVALRPMKDGVIADFDTTEKMLKYFIQKVQNRRFLVRPRIIISVPSGVTQVERRAVKDSAIQAGAREVYIVEEPIAAAIGAGLPIEEAAGNMVVDIGGGTTEVAVISLSGMVYTSSIRVAGDELDEAIVNYIKSKYNLLIGYSTAEKIKMSIGSAYPLDEEMSVEIKGRDKVEGVPKTIEINDKEIREALAEPVKMIVNAVKIALENTPPDLSADIIDRGIMLTGGGALLKGLDKMISEVTGLPALIADEPLTAVVKGAGKMLEEIKLLKKIVNE, from the coding sequence GTGTTTAAAAATATTTTTTTTGGTTTTTCAAATGATTTAGCAATTGATTTGGGCACAGCTAATACATTGATTTACGTAAGAGGTAAAGGCATCGTATGTTCAGAGCCCTCTGTTGTTGCTTTAAATAGAAATACTAAAGAGATATTAGCAGTTGGTTCTGAGGCAAAAAGCATGCTTGGGCGAACCCCAGCAAATATTGTTGCGTTAAGACCTATGAAGGATGGTGTTATTGCAGATTTTGATACTACAGAAAAGATGCTTAAATATTTTATACAGAAGGTTCAAAATAGAAGATTCCTTGTTAGGCCTAGAATTATAATAAGTGTCCCCTCTGGTGTTACCCAGGTTGAAAGAAGGGCAGTAAAAGATTCTGCTATACAAGCTGGAGCAAGAGAGGTGTATATTGTAGAAGAGCCTATAGCAGCAGCAATTGGTGCAGGATTACCTATAGAGGAAGCTGCTGGCAATATGGTTGTTGATATTGGGGGAGGTACAACTGAGGTTGCAGTCATCTCTCTTTCTGGAATGGTATATACAAGCTCTATACGTGTTGCCGGCGACGAACTAGATGAAGCCATAGTTAATTATATAAAAAGTAAATATAACCTTTTGATTGGTTATTCAACAGCTGAAAAAATTAAAATGTCAATTGGCTCAGCATACCCATTAGATGAAGAGATGTCTGTTGAAATAAAGGGTAGGGATAAAGTAGAGGGGGTTCCAAAGACAATTGAGATAAATGATAAAGAAATAAGAGAGGCCTTGGCTGAACCTGTTAAAATGATTGTTAATGCAGTAAAGATTGCCCTTGAAAATACCCCACCAGATTTGTCAGCAGATATAATTGATAGGGGTATTATGCTAACTGGTGGAGGAGCATTACTTAAGGGGCTTGACAAAATGATTTCTGAGGTAACAGGATTGCCAGCATTGATTGCAGATGAACCTTTAACAGCTGTTGTTAAGGGAGCTGGTAAGATGTTGGAAGAGATAAAATTGTTGAAAAAAATAGTAAATGAGTAA
- the mreC gene encoding rod shape-determining protein MreC encodes MRIWKYVLIFVFILIPLIILQIRNPSITGPFKGIIGDILNPFVYYSHKGVNCVVNIYDSYIDLVNIKEKYKEVIEENKRLHFENIVLKEKLKTYESLKKILKIKKIYNLDGLACNVIGRSINGYISFFIIDKGKKQGISIDDPVINYDGLIGKVVEVYSNSAKVITVINPNNNVSVMNFKTRTIGIMHGDSRKRLVVDYYIKDDNVTVDDIFITSGLGKVYPKGLPVGKVVKIEIEPKSMFRKIWLESFVDFYKVENVFIIQSN; translated from the coding sequence ATGAGAATATGGAAATATGTCCTTATTTTTGTTTTTATTCTAATACCTTTAATTATTTTACAGATAAGAAATCCAAGTATTACAGGGCCTTTTAAAGGAATAATTGGGGATATATTAAATCCATTCGTATATTATAGTCATAAAGGTGTCAATTGTGTTGTTAACATATATGACTCATATATAGATTTAGTTAATATTAAAGAAAAATATAAAGAAGTAATTGAAGAAAATAAAAGGCTACATTTTGAAAATATAGTTCTCAAAGAAAAATTAAAGACCTATGAAAGCCTAAAAAAAATACTAAAGATAAAAAAAATATACAATCTAGATGGTTTAGCTTGTAATGTTATAGGTAGAAGTATAAACGGTTATATAAGCTTTTTTATTATAGATAAAGGCAAAAAACAGGGAATATCTATTGACGATCCAGTTATAAATTATGATGGATTAATTGGCAAAGTTGTTGAGGTATACAGTAATTCAGCTAAAGTGATAACAGTTATTAATCCTAATAATAATGTAAGTGTTATGAATTTTAAAACTAGGACTATTGGCATTATGCATGGCGATAGCAGAAAAAGATTGGTTGTAGATTACTATATTAAGGATGATAACGTTACAGTAGATGATATTTTCATAACTTCAGGTCTAGGTAAGGTATATCCAAAAGGTTTGCCCGTTGGAAAGGTTGTAAAAATAGAGATAGAGCCAAAAAGTATGTTTAGAAAAATCTGGCTAGAAAGCTTTGTTGATTTTTATAAAGTTGAAAATGTATTTATTATACAATCTAATTGA